A single region of the Pan troglodytes isolate AG18354 chromosome 18, NHGRI_mPanTro3-v2.0_pri, whole genome shotgun sequence genome encodes:
- the ANKRD11 gene encoding ankyrin repeat domain-containing protein 11 isoform X5 produces MGLSGIRAGYPLSERQQVALLMQMTAEESANSPVDTTPKHPSQSTVCQKGTPNSASKTKDKVNKRNERGETRLHRAAIRGDARRIKELISEGADVNVKDFAGWTALHEACNRGYYDVAKQLLAAGAEVNTKGLDDDTPLHDAANNGHYKVVKLLLRYGGNPQQSNRKGETPLKVANSPTMVNLLLGKGTYTSSEESSTESSEEEDAPSFAPSSSVDGNNTDSEFEKGLKHKAKNPEPQKATAPVKDEYEFDEDDEQDRVPPVDDKHLLKKDYRKETKSNSFISIPKMEVKSYTKNNTIAPKKASHRILSDTSDEEDASVTVGTGEKLRLSAHTILPGSKTREPSNAKQQKEKNKVKKKRKKETKGREVRFGKRSDKFCSSESESESSESGEDDRDSLGSSGCLKGSPLVLKDPSLFSSLSASSTSSHGSSAAQKQNPSHTDQHTKHWRTDNWKTISSPAWSEVSSLSDSTRTRLTSESDYSSEGSSVESLKPVRKRQEHRKRASLSEKKSPFLSSAEGAVPKLDKEGKVVKKHKTKHKHKNKEKGQCSISQELKLKSFTYEYEDSKQKSDKAILLESDLSTENKLKVLKHDRDHFKKEEKLSKMKLEEKEWLFKDEKSLKRIKDTNKDISRSFREEKDRSNKAEKEKSLKEKSPKEEKLRLYKEERKKKSKDRPSKLEKKNDLKEDKISKEKEKIFKEDKEKLKKEKVYREDSAFDEYCNKNQFLENEDTKFSLSDDQRDRWFSDLSDSSFDFKGEDSWDSPVTDYRDMKSDSVAKLILETVKEDSKERRRDSRAREKRDYRDPFFRKKDRDYLDKNSEKRKEQTEKHKSVPGYLSEKDKKRRESAEAGRDRKDALESCKERRDGRAKPEEAHREELKECGCESGFKDKSDCDFGKGLEPWERHHPAREKEKKDGPDKERKEKTKPERYKEKSSDKDKSEKSILEKCQKDKEFDKCFKEKKDTKEKHKDTHGKDKERKASLDQGKEKKEKAFPGIISEDFSEKKDDKKGKEKSWYIADIFTDESEDDRDSCMGSGFKMGEASDLPRTDGLQEKEEGREAYASDRHRKSSDKQHPERQKDKEPRDRRKDRGAADAGRDKKEKVFEKHKEKKDKESTEKYKDRKDRASVDSTQDKKNKQKLPEKAEKKHAAEDKAKSKHKEKSDKEHSKERKSSRSADAEKSLLEKLEEEALHEYREDSNDKISEVSSDSFTDRGQEPGLTAFLEVSFTEPPGDDKPRESACLPEKLKEKERHRHSSSSSKKSHDRERAKKEKAEKKEKGEDYKEGGSRKDSGQYEKDFLEADAYGVSYNMKADIEDELDKTIELFSTEKKDKNDSEREPSKKIEKELKPYGSSAINILKEKKKREKHREKWRDEKERHRDRHADGLLRHHRDELLRHHRDEQKPATRDKDSPPRVLKDKSRDDGPRLSDAKLKEKFKDSAEKEKGDPAKMSNGNDKVAPCKDPGKKDARPREKLLGDGDLMMTSFERMLSQKDLEIEERHKRHKERMKQMEKLRHRSGDPKLKEKAKPADDGRKKGLDIPAKKPPGLDPPFKDKKLKESTPIPPAAENKLHPGSGADSKDWLAGPHMKEVLPASPRPDQSRPTGVPTPTSVLSCPSYEEVMHTPRTPSCSADDYADLVFDCADSQHSTPVPTAPTSACSPSFFDRFSVASSGLSENASQAPARPVSTNLYRSVSVDIRRTPEEEFSVGDKLFRQQSVPAASSYESPLPHSMEDRAPLPPAPAEKFACLSPGYYSPDYGLPSPKVDALHCPPAAVVTVTPSPEGVFSSLQAKPSPSPRAELLVPSLEGALPPDLDTSEDQQATAAIIPPEPSYLEPLDEGPFSAVITEEPVEWAHPSEQALASSLIGSTSENPVGWPVGSDLLLKSPQRFPESPKHFCPADPLHSAAPGPFSASEAPYPAPPASPAPYALPVAEPGLEDVKDGVEAVPAAISPSEAAPYAPPSGLESFFSNCKSLPEAPLDVAAEPACVAAVAQVEALGPLESSFLDSSHGLSNLGQVEPVPWADAFAGPEDDLDLGPFSLPELPLQTKDAADVEAEPVEESLAPPEKIPPGAPVVINGGDVSTVVAEEQPALPPDQASARLPAELEPEPSEEPKLDVALEATVEAETVPEERARGDLDSSVEPAPVPPEQRPLGSGDQGAEAEGPPAASLCAPDGPATNTVAQAQAADGAGPEDNTEASRAAAPAEGPPGGIAPEATEPKPTAEAPKAPRVEEIPQRMTRNRAQMLANQSKQGPPPSEKECAPTPAPVTRAKARGSEDDDAQAQHPRKRRFQRSTQQLQQQLNTSTQQTREVIQQTLAAIVDAIKLDAIEPYHSDRANPYFEYLQIRKKIEEKRKILCCITPQAPQCYAEYVTYTGSYLLDGKPLSKLHIPVIAPPPSLAEPLKELFRQQEAVRGKLRLQHSIEREKLIVSCEQEILRVHCRAARTIANQAVPFSACTMLLDSEVYNMPLESQGDENKSVRDRFNARQFISWLQDVDDKYDRMKTCLLMRQQHEAAALNAVQRMEWQLKVQELDPAGHKSLCVNEVPSFYVPMVDVNDDFVLLPA; encoded by the exons ATGGGGCTGTCTGGAATCCGAGCCGGCTACCCCCTCTCCGAGCGCCAGCAGGTGGCCCTTCTCATGCAGATGACGGCCGAGGAGTCTGCCAACAGCCCAG TGGACACAACACCAAAGCACCCCTCCCAGTCTACAGTGTGTCAGAAGGGAACGCccaactctgcctcaaaaaccaAAGATAAAGTGAACAAGAGAAACGAGCGTGGAGAGACCCGCCTGCACCGAGCCGCCATCCGCGGGGACGCCCGGCGCATCAAAGAGCTCATCAGCGAGGGGGCAGACGTCAACGTCAAGGACTTCGCAG GCTGGACGGCGCTGCATGAGGCCTGTAACCGGGGCTACTACGACGTCGCGAAGCAGCTGCTGGCTGCAGGTGCGGAGGTGAACACCAAGGGCCTAGATGACGACACGCCTTTGCACGACGCTGCCAACAACGGGCACTACAAG GTGGTGAAGCTGCTGCTGCGGTACGGAGGGAACCCGCAGCAGAGCAACAGGAAAGGCGAGACGCCGCTGAAAGTGGCCAACTCCCCCACGATGGTGAACCTCCTGTTAGGCAAAGGCACTTACACTTCCAGCGAGGAGAGCTCGACGG AGAGCTCAGAAGAGGAAGACGCACCATCCTTCGCACCTTCCAGTTCAGTCGACGGCAACAACACGGACTCCGAGTTCGAAAAAGGCCTCAAGCACAAGGCCAAGAACCCAGAGCCACAGAAGGCCACGGCCCCCGTCAAGGACGAGTATGAGTTTGATGAGGACGACGAGCAGGACAGGGTTCCTCCGGTGGACGACAAGCACCTATTGAAAAAGGACTACAGAAAAGAAACGAAATCCAATAGTTTTATCTCTATACCCAAAATGGAGGTTAAAAGTTACACTAAAAATAACACGATTGCACCAAAGAAAGCGTCCCATCGTATCCTGTCAGACACGTCGGACGAGGAGGACGCGAGTGTCACCGTGGGGACAGGAGAGAAGCTGAGACTCTCGGCACATACGATATTGCCTGGTAGTAAGACACGAGAGCCTTCTAATGCCAagcagcagaaggaaaaaaataaagtgaaaaagaagcgaaagaaagaaacaaaaggcagagAGGTTCGCTTCGGAAAGCGGAGCGACAAGTTCTGCTCCTCGGAGTCGGAGAGCGAGTCCTCAGAGAGTGGGGAGGATGACAGGGACTCTCTGGGGAGCTCCGGCTGCCTCAAGGGGTCCCCGCTGGTGCTGAAGGACCCCTCCCTGTTCagctccctctctgcctcctccacctCGTCTCACGGGAGCTCTGCCGCCCAGAAGCAGAACCCCAGCCACACAGACCAGCACACCAAGCACTGGCGGACAGACAATTGGAAAACCATTTCTTCCCCGGCTTGGTCAGAGGTCAGTTCTTTATCAGACTCCACAAGGACGAGACTGACAAGCGAGTCTGACTACTCCTCTGAGGGCTCCAGTGTGGAATCGCTGAAGCCAGTGAGGAAGAGGCAGGAGCACAGGAAGCGAGCCTCCCTGTCGGAGAAGAAGAGCCCCTTCCTGTCCAGCGCGGAGGGCGCTGTCCCCAAACTGGACAAGGAGGGGAAAGTtgtcaaaaaacataaaacaaaacacaaacacaaaaacaaggaGAAGGGACAGTGTTCCATCAGCCAAGAGCTGAAGTTGAAAAGTTTTACTTACGAATATGAGGACTCCAAGCAGAAGTCAGATAAGGCTATACTGTTAGAGAGTGATCTTTCCACTGAAAACAAGCTAAAAGTGTTAAAGCACGATCGCGAccactttaaaaaagaagagaaacttagcaaaatgaaattagaagaaaaagaatggctctttaaagatgaaaaatcacTGAAGAGAATCAAAGACACAAACAAAGACATCAGCAGGTCTTTCCGAGAAGAGAAAGACCGTTCgaataaagcagaaaaggagaaatCGCTGAAGGAAAAGTCTccgaaagaagaaaaactgagactgtacaaagaggagagaaagaagaaatcaaaagaccGGCCCTCAAAATTAGAGAAGAAGAATGATTTAAAAGAGGACAAAATttcaaaagagaaggagaagatttttaaagaagataaagaaaaactcaaaaaagaaaaggtttataGGGAAGATTCTGCTTTTGACGAATATTGTAACAAAAATCAGTTTCTGGAGAATGAAGACACCAAATTTAGCCTTTCTGACGATCAGCGAGATCGGTGGTTTTCTGACTTGTCCGATTCATCCTTTGATTTCAAAGGGGAGGACAGCTGGGACTCGCCAGTGACAGACTACAGGGACATGAAGAGCGACTCTGTGGCCAAGCTCATCTTGGAGACGGTGAAGGAGGACAGCAAGGAGAGGAGGCGGGACAGCCGGGCCCGGGAGAAGCGAGACTACAGAGACCCCTTCTTCCGAAAGAAGGACAGGGACTATTTGGATAAAAACTCTGAGAAGAGGAAAGAGCAGACTGAAAAGCATAAAAGTGTCCCTGGCTACCTTTCGGAAAAGGACAAGAAGAGGAGAGAGTCCGCAGAGGCCGGGCGGGACAGAAAGGACGCCCTGGAGAGCTGCAAGGAGCGCAGGGACGGCAGGGCCAAGCCCGAGGAGGCGCACCGGGAGGAGCTGAAGGAGTGTGGCTGCGAGAGTGGCTTCAAGGACAAGTCCGACTGCGACTTTGGGAAGGGCCTGGAGCCGTGGGAACGGCATCACCCAGCacgagagaaggagaagaaggacgGCCCCgataaggaaaggaaggagaagacaaAACCAGAAAGATACAAAGAGAAATCCAGTGACAAGGACAAAAGTGAGAAATCAATCCTGGAAAAATGTCAGAAGGACAAAGaatttgataaatgttttaaagagaaaaaagataccaaggaaaaacataaagacacacatggcaaagacaaagaaaggaaagcGTCTCTCGaccaagggaaagagaagaaggagaaggctTTCCCTGGGATCATCTCAGAAgacttctctgaaaaaaaagatgacaagaaaggcaaagagaaaagctGGTACATCGCAGACATCTTCACAGATGAGAGTGAGGACGACAGAGACAGCTGCATGGGGAGCGGGTTCAAGATGGGAGAGGCCAGCGACTTGCCGAGGACGGACGGCCtccaggagaaggaggaaggacgGGAGGCCTATGCCTCCGACAGACACAGGAAGTCTTCTGACAAGCAGCACCCTGAGAGGCAGAAGGACAAGGAACCCAGAGACAGGAGAAAGGACCGCGGGGCTGCCGACGCGGGGagagacaaaaaagagaaagtcttTGAAAAGCACAAAGAGAAGAAGGATAAAGAGTCCACAGAAAAGTACAAGGACAGGAAGGACAGAGCCTCAGTGGACTCCACgcaagataagaaaaataaacagaagctcCCCGAGAAGGCTGAAAAGAAGCACGCTGCCGAAGACAAGGCTAAAAGCAAACACAAAGAGAAGTCGGACAAAGAACATTCCAAGGAGAGGAAGTCCTCGAGAAGTGCTGACGCGGAAAAAAGCCTGCTTGAAAAGTTGGAAGAAGAGGCTCTCCATGAGTACAGAGAAGACTCCAACGATAAAATCAGCGAGGTCTCCTCTGACAGCTTCACGGACCGAGGGCAGGAGCCGGGGCTGACTGCCTTCCTGGAGGTCTCTTTCACGGAGCCACCTGGAGACGACAAGCCGAGGGAGAGCGCTTGCCTCCCTGAGAagctgaaagagaaggagaggcaCAGACACTCCTCATCTTCATCCAAGAAGAGCCACGACCGAGAGCGAGCCAAGAAAGAGAAGGccgagaagaaagagaagggcgAAGATTACAAGGAGGGCGGTAGCAGGAAGGACTCCGGCCAGTACGAAAAGGACTTCCTGGAGGCGGATGCTTACGGAGTTTCTTACAACATGAAAGCTGACATAGAAGATGAGCTAGATAAAACCATTGAATTGTTTTCTAccgaaaagaaagataaaaatgattcCGAGAGAGAACCttccaagaaaatagaaaaggaactAAAGCCTTATGGATCTAGTGCCATCAACATcctaaaagagaagaagaagagagagaaacacaggGAGAAATGGAGAGACGAGAAGGAGAGGCACCGGGACAGGCATGCGGACGGGCTGCTGCGGCATCACAGGGACGAGCTCCTGCGGCATCACAGGGACGAGCAGAAGCCCGCCACCAGGGACAAGGACAGCCCGCCCCGCGTGCTCAAAGACAAGTCCAGGGACGACGGCCCAAGGCTCAGCGACGCCAAACTGAAGGAGAAATTCAAGGACAgtgcagagaaagaaaagggcGACCCAGCGAAGATGAGCAACGGGAATGATAAGGTAGCGCCATGCAAAGACCCAGGCAAGAAAGACGCCAGGCCCAGGGAGAAGCTCCTGGGGGACGGCGACCTGATGATGACCAGCTTCGAGAGGATGCTGTCCCAGAAGGACCTGGAGATCGAGGAGCGCCACAAGCGGCACAAGGAGAGGATGAAGCAAATGGAGAAGCTGAGGCACCGGTCCGGAGACCCCAAGCTCAAGGAGAAGGCGAAGCCGGCAGACGACGGGCGGAAGAAGGGTCTGGACATTCCTGCTAAGAAACCGCCGGGGCTGGACCCTCCATTTAAAGACAAAAAGCTCAAAGAGTCGACTCCTATTCCACCTGCCGCGGAAAATAAGCTACACCCAGGATCAGGTGCAGACTCCAAAGACTGGCTGGCAGGCCCCCACATGAAAGAGGTCCTGCCTGCGTCCCCCAGGCCTGACCAGAGCCGGCCCACTGGCGTGCCCACCCCTACGTCGGTGCTATCCTGCCCCAGCTACGAGGAGGTGATGCACACGCCCAGGACCCCGTCCTGCAGCGCCGACGACTACGCGGACCTCGTGTTCGACTGCGCCGACTCGCAGCACTCCACGCCCGTGCCCACCGCTCCCACCAGCGCCTGCTCCCCCTCCTTTTTCGACAGGTTCTCCGTGGCTTCAAGTGGGCTTTCGGAAAACGCCAGCCAGGCTCCTGCCAGGCCTGTCTCCACAAACCTTTACCGCTCGGTCTCTGTCGACATCAGGAGGACCCCCGAGGAAGAATTCAGCGTCGGAGATAAGCTCTTCAGGCAGCAGAGCGTTCCTGCTGCCTCCAGCTACGAGTCTCCCCTGCCACACTCGATGGAGGACAGGGCGCCCCTGCCCCCGGCTCCCGCGGAGAAGTTTGCCTGCTTGTCGCCAGGGTACTACTCCCCAGACTATGGCCTCCCGTCGCCCAAAGTCGACGCTTTGCACTGCCCGCCGGCTGCCGTTGTCACTGTCACCCCGTCTCCAGAGGGCGTCTTCTCAAGTTTACAAGCGaaaccttccccttcccccagagCCGAGCTGCTGGTTCCTTCCCTCGAAGGGGCCCTTCCCCCGGACCTGGACACCTCCGAGGACCAGCAGGCGACGGCCGCCATCATCCCCCCGGAGCCCAGCTACCTGGAGCCGCTGGACGAGGGTCCGTTCAGCGCCGTCATCACCGAGGAGCCTGTTGAGTGGGCCCACCCCTCCGAGCAGGCGCTTGCCTCTAGCCTGATCGGGAGCACCTCTGAAAACCCTGTCGGCTGGCCTGTGGGCTCGGACCTCCTGCTCAAGTCTCCACAGAGattccccgagtccccaaagcATTTCTGCCCCGCGGACCCCCTCCACTCTGCCGCCCCAGGGCCCTTCAGCGCCTCAGAGGCGCCGTACCCCGCCCCTCCCGCCTCTCCTGCCCCGTACGCTCTGCCCGTCGCTGAGCCGGGACTGGAGGACGTCAAAGACGGAGTGGAAGCCGTCCCCGCCGCCATCTCCCCCTCAGAGGCGGCTCCCTACGCCCCTCCCTCCGGGCTGGAGTCCTTCTTCAGCAACTGCAAGTCACTTCCGGAAGCTCCGCTGGACGTGGCCGCCGAGCCCGCCTGTGTAGCCGCTGTGGCTCAGGTGGAGGCTCTGGGGCCCCTGGAAAGTAGCTTCCTGGACAGCAGCCACGGCCTGTCTAACCTCGGCCAGGTGGAGCCGGTGCCCTGGGCAGACGCCTTCGCCGGCCCCGAGGACGACCTGGACCTGGGGCCCTTCTCCCTGCCGGAGCTTCCGCTGCAGACTAAAGATGCCGCAGATGTTGAAGCGGAACCCGTGGAAGAAAGTCTTGCTCCTCCAGAAAAGATCCCTCCAGGGGCCCCCGTGGTCATAAACGGTGGGGATGTTTCCACCGTAGTGGCTGAGGAGCAGCCGGCACTGCCTCCTGACCAGGCCTCCGCCCGGCTCCCTGCAGAGCTCGAGCCTGAGCCCTCAGAGGAGCCAAAGCTGGACGTGGCTCTAGAAGCTACAGTGGAGGCAGAGACGGTGCCGGAAGAGAGGGCCCGTGGGGATCTGGACTCCAGCGTGGAGCCCGCGCCCGTTCCCCCCGAGCAGCGCCCACTGGGGAGCGGAGACCAGGGGGCCGAGGCTGAAGGCCCCCCCGCCGCGTCCCTCTGTGCCCCTGACGGCCCCGCCACGAACACTGTGGCACAAGCTCAGGCCGCAGACGGTGCCGGCCCCGAGGACAACACTGAGGCCTCCCGCGCTGCCGCCCCAGCCGAAGGCCCTCCTGGCGGCATCGCGCCGGAAGCCACAGAACCAAAACCCACGGCCGAAGCCCCGAAGGCCCCCAGAGTGGAGGAGATCCCTCAGCGCATGACCAGGAACCGGGCGCAGATGCTCGCGAACCAGAGCAAGCAGGGCCCGCCCCCCTCCGAGAAGGAGTgcgcccccacccctgccccggTCACCAGGGCCAAGGCCCGCGGCTCCGAGGACGACGACGCCCAGGCCCAGCATCCGCGCAAACGCCGCTTTCAGCGCTCCacccagcagctgcagcagcagctgAACACGTCCACGCAGCAGACGCGGGAGGTGATCCAGCAGACGCTGGCCGCCATCGTGGACGCCATCAAGCTGGATGCCATCGAGCCCTACCACAGCGACAGGGCCAACCCCTACTTCGAATACCTGCAGATCAGGAAGAAGATCGAGGAGAAGCGCAAGATCCTGTGCTGTATCACGCCGCAGGCGCCCCAGTGCTACGCCGAGTACGTCACCTACACGGGCTCCTACCTCCTGGACGGCAAGCCGCTCAGCAAGCTCCACATCCCCGTG ATCGcaccccctccctccctggcGGAGCCCCTGAAGGAGCTGTTCAGGCAGCAGGAGGCCGTCCGGGGAAAGCTGCGTCTACAGCACAGCATCGAGCGG GAGAAGCTGATCGTCTCCTGTGAGCAGGAGATTCTGCGGGTTCACTGCCGGGCGGCCAGGACCATCGCCAACCAGGCAGTGCCATTCAGCGCCTGCACGATGCTGCTGGACTCCGAGGTCTACAACATGCCCCTGGAGAGTCAG GGTGACGAGAACAAGTCAGTGCGCGACCGTTTCAACGCCCGCCAGTTCATCTCCTGGCTCCAGGATGTGGATGACAAGTATGACCGCATGAAG ACTTGTCTCCTCATGCGGCAGCAGCACGAGGCCGCGGCCCTGAACGCCGTGCAGAGGATGGAGTGGCAGCTGAAGGTGCAGGAACTGGACCCCGCCGGGCACAAGTCCCTGTGCGTGAACGAGGTGCCCTCCTTCTACGTGCCCATGGTCGACGTCAACGACGACTTCGTATTGTTGCCGGCATGA